A part of Paenibacillus donghaensis genomic DNA contains:
- a CDS encoding MDR family MFS transporter, which yields MKKHLQHIHPLAWTIIVGTMFGRLVTSMSIPFLSIYLTQVLGASPTETGITVAVSSLAGVLVSFYGGYISDRIGRRIVMLVSVFGWAGVFFGFAGAKELWVFFLVNMLNGLCRSVFEPTSRALLSDITPAENKLLVYNLRYAAVNLGVVFGPIIGLQLGSAKSTFPFMIAGIVYIAYGLVLFMQFSVHRASMPAPSTAEAPSLRAALAVTSRDRVFLPVLIGTIFCVLGYGHFSSTLAQYLAMNTHFSNGSQLFSYMLSLNAVTVLVVQYPIVRTASKFPPVVPLLLGNVCVALSLLLFGIAGGIALMMFSVVLFTVGEVLLFTMMDMLIDRIAKPEWKGTYFGTIGFNNLGNVIAPVFGGLLLDQFGAGNGPAVFVPLALTTALGLPFLLAAHKRLTAKERAEQL from the coding sequence ATGAAAAAACATTTGCAGCATATTCACCCTTTAGCCTGGACTATTATTGTTGGCACCATGTTCGGACGTCTTGTTACTTCCATGAGCATCCCGTTTCTATCCATCTATCTCACTCAGGTCCTCGGCGCTTCACCGACCGAAACCGGAATTACTGTTGCCGTCAGCTCGCTGGCCGGCGTCCTGGTCAGCTTCTACGGCGGATACATCTCCGACAGAATCGGCCGCAGAATCGTCATGCTCGTCTCTGTCTTCGGCTGGGCCGGCGTCTTCTTCGGCTTCGCCGGTGCCAAGGAGCTATGGGTATTCTTCCTGGTCAATATGCTCAACGGGTTATGCCGGTCAGTGTTTGAGCCTACCTCACGGGCGTTGCTGTCGGATATCACCCCTGCCGAGAACAAGCTGCTGGTCTACAATCTGCGCTATGCCGCCGTGAACCTTGGCGTAGTGTTCGGACCTATTATTGGGCTGCAGCTGGGATCGGCCAAGTCCACCTTTCCCTTTATGATTGCCGGTATCGTCTACATTGCGTACGGACTGGTGCTGTTTATGCAATTTTCGGTTCACCGGGCCAGCATGCCGGCTCCGTCTACAGCGGAGGCACCAAGTCTGCGGGCAGCTCTGGCTGTAACCAGCCGGGACCGCGTATTCCTTCCGGTGCTGATCGGAACGATCTTCTGTGTGCTGGGGTATGGACATTTCAGCTCCACATTGGCTCAATACCTGGCGATGAATACACATTTCAGCAATGGCAGCCAGCTATTTTCCTACATGCTCTCGCTGAACGCTGTTACCGTGCTGGTGGTGCAGTATCCGATTGTGCGCACGGCCAGCAAGTTCCCGCCGGTCGTTCCGCTGCTGCTTGGCAATGTTTGTGTTGCGTTAAGCCTGCTGCTCTTTGGCATCGCTGGCGGGATCGCCCTGATGATGTTCAGCGTGGTGCTGTTTACGGTTGGTGAGGTTCTGCTATTTACGATGATGGACATGCTGATTGACCGGATTGCCAAGCCGGAGTGGAAGGGTACCTACTTCGGAACCATTGGCTTCAATAATCTGGGCAACGTGATTGCGCCTGTATTTGGCGGCCTGCTGCTGGATCAGTTCGGGGCGGGAAACGGTCCGGCGGTGTTTGTACCACTGGCTCTGACTACGGCGCTGGGGCTTCCGTTCCTGCTGGCCGCTCACAAGCGGCTGACGGCAAAAGAACGTGCGGAGCAGCTCTGA
- a CDS encoding helix-turn-helix transcriptional regulator, whose amino-acid sequence MRLHRLMGIVLLLEARGQLKASELAAALETSVRSIYRDVDVLAESGIPIVSTPGPGGGISLMQGYTSNLKQLNGDEVVHLYLTGMGIYSGGDAEPRIKLKNALLKLEQTLPDSYRGDIETARTRFYFDDAPWWTELAPVPCLETIRSAVWQTLQLRIQYTKVNGETTSRTLQPYGLVVKQGEWYLVACCLEAGGVRTFKCERIRAASIMEESFEYPADFILEQHWRLAENAFKEQRRQEELYPVMILIKQSDRELTRSLEILESVEEEGYVRLQVNMYSRERAMLIICTLLGTSEIIGPPEMRAYAREQLIQQLRRYN is encoded by the coding sequence ATGCGTCTGCACCGTCTAATGGGTATTGTGTTATTGCTGGAGGCCAGAGGACAGCTGAAGGCAAGCGAGCTGGCGGCCGCGCTGGAAACCTCAGTGCGTTCGATCTACCGGGATGTGGATGTGCTGGCGGAATCGGGGATTCCCATCGTGTCTACTCCAGGGCCGGGTGGCGGCATCTCACTGATGCAGGGGTACACCAGCAATCTGAAGCAGCTGAATGGGGATGAAGTAGTCCATCTGTATTTGACGGGAATGGGAATCTACTCCGGCGGAGACGCTGAGCCTCGGATCAAGCTGAAGAATGCGCTGCTGAAGCTGGAGCAGACACTGCCGGACTCCTACCGGGGAGACATTGAAACGGCCAGAACCCGCTTTTATTTCGACGACGCTCCCTGGTGGACCGAGCTTGCTCCTGTACCTTGCCTGGAAACGATCCGATCCGCGGTCTGGCAGACGCTGCAGCTGCGCATTCAATATACTAAAGTAAACGGGGAGACCACTTCACGTACGCTGCAGCCTTATGGTCTGGTTGTGAAGCAGGGGGAGTGGTATCTGGTCGCTTGTTGCCTGGAAGCCGGGGGTGTGCGGACCTTTAAATGCGAGCGCATTAGGGCTGCTTCAATCATGGAAGAAAGCTTTGAATATCCTGCAGATTTCATCCTGGAGCAGCACTGGAGACTGGCGGAGAATGCTTTTAAGGAACAACGCAGGCAGGAGGAACTGTATCCGGTGATGATCTTGATCAAGCAATCGGATCGGGAGCTGACTCGCAGCCTGGAGATTCTGGAGTCCGTAGAGGAAGAGGGATACGTAAGGTTACAAGTGAATATGTACAGCCGGGAGCGAGCGATGCTGATCATCTGTACACTGCTGGGTACCAGCGAAATTATCGGACCGCCGGAGATGAGAGCGTATGCCAGGGAACAGCTGATACAGCAGCTGCGGCGTTATAATTAG
- a CDS encoding Gfo/Idh/MocA family protein, whose amino-acid sequence MNIGILGTGFGAYHASLIKELYPQARIIVFGRNEAKLSKLQQELGVEITTNADDILLDDEVEIIDICLPSALHERYAVAALQNGKHVFCETPVCLSMEDAVTMLKVETQSGRRVLVNQFIKFDPAYSYLYEAVQAGTYGKLLSFSLRRETSPMWGDLGLDSITLKLMIHELDLLTALLGSGIQVTAWGTGGGKEEQALVRSLFVKEQLSAEITVSSLMPAAYPFTVGYEAYFEQVKLVFHESEDASGNVDTALYVYGADGKQEIALVRKNPYELSIGHALQSLHEGTPSPLSLDSAVQALDLAVQLKHMLAPQVVG is encoded by the coding sequence ATGAACATCGGCATACTTGGAACTGGATTTGGAGCCTACCATGCAAGTCTTATCAAAGAGCTGTACCCGCAAGCCAGAATTATTGTGTTTGGCAGAAATGAAGCCAAGCTGAGCAAGCTGCAGCAGGAACTGGGGGTCGAGATCACCACCAACGCCGATGATATTCTGCTTGATGACGAGGTTGAGATCATAGATATCTGCCTTCCTTCGGCCCTGCATGAGCGGTATGCGGTCGCCGCGCTGCAGAACGGCAAACATGTCTTCTGTGAGACACCGGTGTGTCTAAGCATGGAGGATGCCGTTACGATGCTAAAGGTGGAAACACAATCCGGCCGCAGAGTTCTGGTGAATCAATTCATCAAATTTGATCCCGCATACAGCTACTTATATGAGGCTGTTCAGGCAGGAACCTACGGGAAGCTGCTGTCTTTCAGCCTGCGCAGAGAGACCTCCCCGATGTGGGGTGATCTGGGTCTTGACTCCATTACTCTGAAGCTGATGATTCACGAGCTGGATCTGCTTACAGCGTTGCTGGGATCCGGTATCCAAGTTACTGCTTGGGGAACGGGTGGAGGCAAAGAAGAACAGGCACTGGTCAGGTCCCTTTTTGTAAAAGAGCAGCTTTCGGCTGAAATTACAGTATCCTCGCTAATGCCTGCTGCTTATCCGTTTACGGTGGGCTATGAGGCTTACTTCGAACAGGTGAAGCTGGTGTTTCATGAGAGTGAAGACGCTTCGGGCAACGTAGATACGGCCCTTTATGTCTATGGCGCGGACGGCAAACAGGAAATTGCACTGGTACGCAAAAATCCATATGAACTGAGTATCGGCCATGCGCTGCAATCCTTGCACGAAGGTACCCCCTCCCCGTTGTCTCTGGATTCCGCTGTTCAGGCTCTGGATCTGGCAGTCCAGCTTAAGCATATGCTCGCGCCGCAGGTAGTGGGCTAA
- a CDS encoding GNAT family N-acetyltransferase, with protein MAMELVPKERKQMISNLMQFYFYDFTRYLELDVDADGAFLPYPGLEAYWSSGNNKFAYTFTVDNHIAGFALIERLLRSTEGEFYMTEFFVMQKYRRSGVGTWAAHKLFDLHPGDWKVSQIRANTPARNFWHRVIGSYTNGAYQERFNPNQGNPSQYFSTLSIKGIN; from the coding sequence ATGGCTATGGAATTGGTTCCCAAGGAACGCAAGCAGATGATCAGCAATCTGATGCAGTTCTATTTTTATGATTTTACCCGCTATCTGGAGCTGGATGTGGATGCCGACGGCGCATTTCTGCCGTATCCCGGTCTGGAGGCTTACTGGAGCAGCGGCAACAATAAATTTGCTTATACCTTCACAGTGGACAACCATATCGCCGGCTTTGCCCTGATCGAACGGCTGCTGCGCAGCACGGAGGGCGAGTTCTATATGACGGAATTTTTTGTTATGCAGAAATACCGCCGCAGCGGGGTAGGGACCTGGGCCGCCCACAAGCTGTTTGATCTCCATCCCGGCGACTGGAAGGTCTCGCAGATCCGGGCGAACACACCGGCCCGCAATTTCTGGCATCGAGTGATTGGAAGCTATACCAACGGGGCTTATCAGGAACGCTTCAACCCGAATCAAGGCAATCCCAGCCAATACTTCAGCACATTAAGTATTAAGGGGATTAATTAA
- a CDS encoding site-specific integrase, which translates to MAVPKFNEKTKTWRFVFDYYDETGERKQIRRKGFKTKREADDKMLELRNEVNSGQYSAPKTLTVANFIEDWLKSDRILQVNETTYYSNCLSFKNHIKPKIGNVRLQNLTPMQCQKFVTGLHEEGYARNTIDRIVAVVKRALDKAKLYKIIKENPMRNVTLPKFVKLEMKIWTIEQTKHFLRVAKDCRFYCAYALALYCGLRMGEISALRWQDIDIDKKEITINQTLVNFGKTIKNGAKTASGVRKVSMPNILIEILKKQQIKYEETKDRLGDRFIDMDIVIFNIKNGKTVFPGNLSCAYRKDLEKAQLPHIRFHDLRHTHATILIMENVNVKIISERMGHSKVGITLDTYSHVIPSMQQEVADTLDRVMCL; encoded by the coding sequence ATGGCAGTACCAAAATTTAATGAAAAAACAAAAACTTGGCGTTTTGTGTTTGATTATTATGATGAAACCGGAGAAAGAAAACAAATAAGAAGAAAGGGTTTTAAAACTAAAAGAGAAGCAGACGATAAGATGCTTGAGTTACGAAATGAAGTTAATAGCGGTCAGTATTCAGCGCCGAAAACATTGACTGTAGCCAATTTTATTGAGGACTGGCTAAAATCTGATAGGATTTTGCAGGTGAACGAGACAACATATTATAGTAACTGTTTGTCTTTTAAGAATCACATTAAGCCTAAAATTGGAAATGTTAGGCTTCAAAATTTGACTCCTATGCAATGCCAGAAGTTTGTAACGGGTTTGCACGAAGAGGGATATGCTAGAAATACAATTGATAGAATTGTAGCTGTAGTTAAAAGAGCTTTAGATAAAGCAAAACTCTATAAGATTATAAAAGAAAATCCCATGAGAAATGTGACGCTACCCAAGTTTGTTAAGCTAGAAATGAAGATATGGACAATTGAACAAACGAAGCACTTTCTCAGAGTAGCTAAGGATTGTAGATTCTATTGTGCTTATGCTTTAGCCCTATATTGCGGTCTTCGGATGGGCGAAATATCTGCTCTAAGATGGCAGGACATTGACATTGATAAAAAGGAAATCACAATTAATCAGACACTTGTGAATTTTGGGAAAACAATAAAGAATGGGGCTAAGACAGCTTCAGGGGTTAGAAAAGTATCAATGCCCAACATCCTAATTGAAATTTTAAAGAAGCAGCAAATTAAATATGAAGAAACAAAAGATCGCCTTGGTGACAGATTTATCGATATGGATATAGTAATATTCAATATTAAAAATGGAAAGACTGTCTTTCCAGGCAACCTATCGTGCGCCTACAGGAAGGATTTAGAGAAGGCCCAGTTGCCACATATTCGTTTCCACGACCTTCGTCACACACATGCAACGATTTTGATTATGGAGAATGTGAATGTTAAGATCATTTCAGAGCGAATGGGGCATTCCAAGGTCGGAATAACGTTGGATACTTACAGTCATGTGATCCCTTCAATGCAACAAGAAGTTGCTGATACCTTAGACAGAGTAATGTGTCTTTAG
- a CDS encoding helix-turn-helix domain-containing protein, producing MEVKNIEKPVEKVMIGIKDIMKKMGIGRDNAYVIIKRKEFHAIKVGRRYLVHEEVFDKWLRGE from the coding sequence ATGGAGGTAAAAAACATAGAAAAACCAGTAGAAAAAGTCATGATTGGTATTAAAGATATTATGAAGAAAATGGGAATAGGTCGGGATAATGCATATGTCATTATTAAAAGAAAAGAATTTCACGCCATCAAAGTTGGTCGAAGATACCTTGTACATGAAGAAGTATTTGATAAGTGGTTGAGAGGCGAATAA